One window from the genome of Eucalyptus grandis isolate ANBG69807.140 chromosome 7, ASM1654582v1, whole genome shotgun sequence encodes:
- the LOC104454971 gene encoding uncharacterized protein LOC104454971, protein MEEIALCGASEVAKCLVAPIGRHCGYVMSSDRYVRQLNDEVKNLGDTRDEVQHSIDEARNNMKPIKPRVERWVNDVETVANEARDVLDYDGRAKKTCFYGWLPNPKARYHLGKKASRTVKDIQALMAGGQFEKVDFENPPPGLVGAALDVNSLAGDGGDFITDSRASIFQGIMKALNDEKVKVVGVYGPGGVGKTTLLEIVEEKLNKEGTPFHMIVKSKVSQTPDLTKIQFDIAYALGLKDLKDEPSEEGRRDLLFKRLQMDPSEKVLIILDDMWGALDLKMVGIPLGDESRNCKLLLTSRDKSVLEQKLHAEQTFRLEGLSDEEACMLFAKIVRDKLKDNEELILKAVQVVMKLAGLPLLITSVASTLRCSDVSTWENMIIKIEDPNIERIVKWSYDHLESEDAKCLFLLCGLIGGTIQVECLLGIGMGLGLFEGFNNTVQDSRNRLNKLLDKLRSTCLLLDGGDDKENVTIHDLYSEVVVSTTFSGQHSLMMNSNYGSWPKENLEKCWAIRQVDVGRDKLAVLMRCVFPELKILMLSQPENWKGRPAHRHDQEDCCRLDFTYMKELRVLYLRTMHITTLPSSMEILGNLCSLYLDHCKVGDVANLGKLKALQILSFVGSKISRLPKDIGELTNLRSLNLSDCYSLKIIEPGALKGLINLEELLMKGSFDRWMGRDEISSKLCNAGLAELKSLRKIASLEISIRDPTILLEDDDLPFGNLSKFWIEIGIVCITFDPKGNVDGREFEGSRTMKLNLEGCDSILSGKWIQQILQKTQYLYLCKLSGFKKSTHELCTQGFREGKYLKIKDSPSIKYIANSFHGLPLTAFRKLESLFLENLIDLEKICHGPIEPECFSKLKVVSVKHCDRLKYLWYLSDIRRLVQLEEIEVCKCNSLQSIVTHDAGEDIVSTNNNVDLPNVHRLILRELPNMTSFCSKAERTLEDSPIQVSLPRLESLVMVGLLGLEKILYGEPSIKYNGLKSLKIEESKSTLSIPKDWILKLPNLESMEIAGSPSLEVVFDLEELKVIGEVEILSWLSTLELSKLPNLRCVWKQDVRLQGISIFRNLKKLSINDTGLSFLFPVSMTKYLREIRDIEVEDCPNMKVVIVDEEGRDEEMDDILEFPLLERLSISRCPTEKFFSYSHGKKELITTTSDSHDTYFDFFIDQKISLPSLEKLKLYSVGSFNKLANFTLKQDVQLEGISIFQNLEKLYVYDMGLSFLFSVSVAKCLREIRDITVKDCPNMKAVIVDEEGRDEGTVDIIEFPLLNRLTISCCPIEKFFSYPHGKKESITTTSNSQDTYSNSFFDQKVSLPSLEHVDLCSVGSFKRIWHDELPKSSFCELGTLTLENCFGLLIVFPSTIIGRLHNLKEVKVSNLKCLESLFDCGSLGSNMERELVSLPKLERVEVRGARRLKHMVKSDSHMVLGFPSLTKVEVKNCSELTYLFPNYTATTLGKLEGLQISECERMKEVVPKEEGDQSKSEVISFPCLSDLSLQKLDNLICFSSGCCSYDFASLRSLRIWECRNFGAFIPSTTSVERPLSKMAGEDDELPQTLFNEMVTFPNVRSLEIKGPQCKDLWNNQIPTDSFWKLKYLDLECCDNLQRIAPSHMWKRLQCCLENLKVISCSSIEIIYEGGGMDIEDGELRWLVLCDLKNLRHIWQSDGLPNVPFPNLRDIEIVRCPHLEMVFTTFTVKFLGQIEELMVESCEDMKQIAGHEKAEEATGTTITFSELTVLGLLELPKFKSFLLERYSLKFPCPENCPSLRDLSIVSCGTKPDQALGD, encoded by the exons ATGGAGGAGATTGCTCTGTGCGGAGCTTCCGAAGTGGCAAAGTGCCTGGTGGCTCCGATCGGTCGGCACTGCGGCTACGTAATGTCCTCCGACCGCTACGTTCGCCAACTTAATGATGAAGTCAAGAACCTGGGTGACACGAGGGATGAGGTGCAGCATTCCATCGATGAAGCTCGAAACAACATGAAGCCGATCAAACCCAGGGTCGAGAGATGGGTGAACGACGTGGAGACCGTCGCTAATGAGGCGCGTGACGTGCTGGATTACGACGGAAGAGCTAAGAAAACTTGCTTCTATGGGTGGCTTCCCAACCCAAAGGCGCGATATCATCTCGGCAAAAAGGCGAGCAGGACGGTCAAGGACATCCAGGCACTCATGGCAGGGGGTCAATTCGAGAAGGTTGACTTCGAGAATCCTCCGCCAGGGCTTGTTGGCGCTGCTCTCGACGTGAATTCGTTGGCCGGTGATGGGGGCGACTTTATCACCGATTCGCGAGCTTCCATCTTTCAGGGCATAATGAAAGCTCTGAATGATGAGAAGGTGAAAGTGGTTGGGGTCTACGGGCCTGGCGGCGTGGGGAAGACTACTCTATTGGAGATAGTCGAGGAGAAACTCAATAAAGAGGGGACACCGTTCCACATGATCGTCAAATCGAAAGTCTCGCAGACTCCAGACTTGACGAAAATCCAATTCGATATAGCTTACGCCTTGGGCCTAAAAGATCTGAAGGATGAGCCGAGTGAAGAGGGAAGGAGAGATCTTCTGTTCAAGAGATTACAGATGGATCCGAGTGAGAAGGTTCTCATAATATTGGACGATATGTGGGGAGCACTTGATTTGAAGATGGTTGGAATTCCTCTGGGAGATGAGAGCAGGAACTGCAAATTGTTGCTTACTTCGAGAGATAAAAGTGTGCTGGAGCAAAAGCTGCATGCCGAACAAACATTTCGTCTTGAAGGTTTAAGCGACGAAGAAGCTTGCATGCTATTTGCAAAGATAGTCCGCGACAAGCTCAAAGACAATGAGGAATTGATACTAAAGGCGGTTCAAGTGGTAATGAAGCTTGCAGGTTTGCCTCTTTTGATTACCTCCGTTGCAAGTACCTTAAGATGTAGCGATGTGTCCACATGGGAGaacatgataataaaaatagaagACCCAAATATTGAGAGAATAGTGAAGTGGAGTTACGACCATTTGGAGAGTGAGGACGCCAAATGCTTATTCTTGCTTTGCGGTCTAATTGGTGGGACCATTCAAGTCGAATGTCTACTGGGAATAGGCATGGGTTTGGGCTTGTTTGAGGGATTCAACAACACAGTACAAGATTCAAGGAATAGATTGAATAAGCTGCTCGATAAACTCCGTTCCACTTGTCTGTTGCTGGATGGTGGTGACGACAAGGAAAATGTGACCATACATGATCTTTACAGCGAGGTGGTCGTCTCAACTACATTTAGTGGTCAGCATTCCTTAATGATGAACAGCAATTATGGCTCATGGCCCAAGGAAAACCTTGAGAAATGTTGGGCAATTCGCCAAGTTGATGTTGGCAGAGATAAGCTTGCTGTATTAATGCGGTGTGTGTTTCCTGAATTGAAGATACTCATGTTGTCTCAACCGGAAAATTGGAAGGGGAGACCTGCACACCGACATGATCAGGAAGATTGCTGTAGACTAGATTTCACATACATGAAGGAGCTCCGAGTCCTATATCTCCGCACCATGCATATCACCACTTTACCTTCCTCTATGGAAATCCTCGGGAACCTGTGCTCGTTATATTTAGACCATTGCAAGGTGGGAGATGTGGCAAATCTTGGCAAGCTCAAAGCATTGCAGATTCTTAGCTTTGTAGGATCTAAAATTTCTAGGCTGCCTAAAGATATCGGGGAGTTGACGAATCTGAGATCGTTGAATCTAAGTGACTGCTACTCGCTTAAGATAATCGAGCCTGGAGCTCTAAAAGGCTTAATCAACTTGGAAGAGTTACTTATGAAGGGAAGCTTTGATCGATGGATGGGCAGGGATGAAATATCATCGAAATTGTGTAATGCTGGGCTTGCCGAGTTGAAGAGCTTGAGAAAGATAGCATCTCTAGAAATATCGATCCGTGATCCCACCATACTCTTGGAGGATGATGACCTGCCATTTGGGAACCTAAGCAAATTTTGGATCGAGATAGGAATTGTTTGTATCACCTTTGATCCAAAAGGAAATGTTGATGGGAGAGAATTTGAAGGTTCGAGAACTATGAAGCTCAATTTGGAAGGGTGCGATAGTATTCTTTCAGGAAAATGGATTCAGCAAATTCTACAGAAGACTCAATACTTATATTTATGCAAGTTGAGTGGGTTCAAAAAGAGCACGCACGAGTTGTGCACCCAAGGATTCCGAGAAGGGAAGTACCTCAAAATTAAAGACAGCCCCTCAATCAAGTACATTGCCAATTCATTTCATGGCCTCCCTCTCACTGCTTTTAGGAAGTTAGAGTCATTGTTCCTTGAAAATCTTATTGATTTGGAGAAGATATGCCATGGCCCCATCGAACCAGAGTGTTTCAGCAAATTGAAAGTCGTGAGTGTCAAACATTGCGATCGATTGAAATACTTGTGGTATCTTTCAGATATACGAAGACTCGTACAGCTGGAAGAGATCGAAGTGTGTAAATGTAACTCATTGCAATCCATTGTCACACATGATGCGGGAGAAGATATTGTTTCTACCAATAACAATGTTGACTTGCCTAATGTACACCGTCTGATATTGCGAGAGTTACCAAATATGACAAGCTTTTGCAGCAAAGCTGAAAGGACATTAGAGGATAGTCCAATCCag GTTTCATTGCCTCGCTTGGAATCCCTAGTAATGGTTGGACTCCTTGGCCTAGAAAAGATACTCTACGGTGAACCCTCAATAAAATACAATGGTCTGAAATCGCTAAAGATAGAAGAATCTAAATCCACGTTGAGTATTCCGAAAGATTGGATACTAAAGCTGCCAAATTTGGAGTCAATGGAAATTGCGGGCTCTCCATCATTAGAAGTAGTTTTCGACTTGGAGGAACTAAAAGTCATTGGAGAAGTTGAGATTCTCTCTTGGCTAAGTACATTGGAGTTATCTAAGCTGCCAAACTTGCGGTGCGTGTGGAAACAAGATGTACGATTGCAAGGAATATCGATATTTCGGAACTTGAAGAAGCTCTCTATCAACGATACGGGGCTATCATTTCTCTTTCCGGTGTCTATGACTAAATATCTTAGAGAAATTAGAGACATTGAAGTGGAGGATTGTCCAAATATGAAGGTAGTGATTgtggatgaagaaggaagagatgaagaGATGGATGATATTTTAGAGTTCCCATTATTGGAACGACTATCTATAAGCCGCTGTCCCACGGAGAAATTCTTCTCATATTCTCACggaaaaaaagagttaataacCACCACTTCAGATTCACATGATActtattttgatttcttcattgaTCAAAAG ATAAGTTTACCAAGCTTGGAGAAGTTAAAACTCTACTCGGTAGGATCCTTCAACAAATTAGCCAACTTCACCCTGAAACAAGATGTACAATTAGAAGGAATATCAATATTTCAGAACTTAGAGAAGCTCTATGTCTATGATATGGGGCTATCATTTCTCTTTTCGGTGTCTGTGGCTAAATGTCTTAGAGAAATTAGAGACATTACAGTGAAGGACTGTCCAAATATGAAGGCGGTAATTgtggatgaagaaggaagagatgaagGGACAGTTGATATTATAGAGTTCCCACTATTGAATCGACTGACTATAAGCTGCTGTCCCATAGAGAAATTCTTCTCATATCCTCATGGAAAAAAAGAGTCAATAACCACTACTTCAAATTCACAAGATACTTATTCTAATTCCTTCTTTGATCAAAAG GTTAGTTTACCAAGCTTGGAGCATGTAGACCTTTGCTCCGTAGGATCCTTCAAAAGGATATGGCACGATGAACTTCCCAAAAGTTCTTTCTGCGAATTAGGCACCCTCACCCTTGAAAATTGTTTTGGGCTACTCATCGTCTTCCCTTCGACAATCATAGGAAGATTGCACAACCTGAAAGAAGTAAAAGTTTCAAACTTGAAATGCTTGGAATCATTATTTGACTGTGGATCCCTTGGTTCAAATATGGAAAGAGAACTTGTGTCGCTCCCCAAATTGGAGAGAGTAGAGGTGAGAGGAGCAAGAAGGCTCAAACACATGGTGAAGAGCGACTCTCACATGGTTTTGGGTTTTCCTAGTCTAACAAAAGTCGAggttaaaaattgttccgagcTAACATATCTTTTCCCCAATTATACGGCCACAACTTTAGGGAAACTTGAGGGCTTGCAGATTAGTGAATGCGAACGTATGAAGGAAGTGGTTCCCAAGGAAGAAGGGGATCAATCAAAGTCGGAAGTGATTAGTTTCCCTTGCTTAAGTGACTTATCACTTCAGAAGCTTGATAACCTAATTTGTTTCAGCTCAGGATGTTGTTCGTATGATTTTGCCTCCTTAAGAAGTCTAAGAATTTGGGAGTGCCGTAACTTTGGAGCATTCATCCCAAGTACTACAAGTGTCGAGAGGCCATTAAGCAAGATGGCAGGAGAGGATGATGAGTTGCCACAAACCTTGTTCAATGAGATG GTTACATTTCCCAATGTAAGAAGTCTAGAAATTAAAGGCCCTCAGTGCAAAGATCTATGGAACAATCAAATTCCCACCGATTccttttggaaattgaaatatcTTGATTTGGAGTGCTGTGACAATCTCCAACGTATTGCCCCATCCCATATGTGGAAGAGGCTACAGTGTTGTCTTGAGAATCTAAAAGTGATTTCATGCTCTTCGATCGAGATAATATACGAAGGTGGTGGGATGGATATAGAGGATGGTGAATTGAGATGGCTGGTTTTGTGTGATCTCAAGAACTTGAGGCACATTTGGCAATCCGATGGTCTCCCAAACGTCCCATTCCCAAACTTAAGAGACATAGAGATTGTGAGGTGCCCCCATTTGGAAATGGTTTTCACTACCTTCACGGTGAAATTTCTCGGACAAATCGAAGAGCTAATGGTGGAGTCATGTGAAGATATGAAACAAATTGCTGGCCATGAAAAAGCAGAAGAAGCAACTGGCACGACAATCACCTTCTCCGAGCTAACTGTTCTTGGACTTCTCGAGTTGCCGAAATTCAAGAGCTTCTTACTTGAGAGATACTCTTTGAAATTCCCGTGCCCTGAGAACTGCCCATCCTTGCGAGACTTGAGTATAGTAAGTTGTGGAACAAAGCCAGACCAAGCCCTTGGTGACTAG